The DNA sequence TTTGGGAAGCTCGGTTGTGATGCCTAGGGCTTCGCGCTCGGCTTGGGGTAATTTGGCGGCATCgtctgttttgttttgttaaTTCATTTTATCCTGTTCAAGGGGTACTGTAAGATGGGGGTGAACTTACGGATACAATCCTTGACAGTGAGAGGGAGGTTCTCCTTCACGCCTAGGTAACCGGCGGAGAGGAAGGCAGCGATGGCGAAGTACATGTTGGCTAGTCCGTCGAGCGTCTTGATCTCCCAGTGGCCTGGAGAGATCTTGCGGATCGGGGTTTCACGGTTCTGCGTGCCCCATGTGACCCATTCGCTGCCGGCCCAGAGACCTGACTTCACGCGGTCGTAACTCACATCCTGCGACAGGGTGAATGCCGCCAAGGCTGGGTAGTGACGCATAACGCCGGCGAGGAAGGCGTCTTCCTGGGTGGGGGGAGCGATGGAGACATGAGCGTGGGACGCCGAGCCCGCGGCGTGGGGGAGTGGACGGGGGTGGAGCGTAGCGCGGAGGCCGTGCTGCTCGGCCACACAGGTGACGACTTGGCGGGCTTTGATCAGGGTGTCTACCGTGGCGATGGGCGAGCCTGGGGGCAGGATGAACTCAAATTGGCCCGGGGCAGACTCGGCGTGGAATTGCTCCAGATGAATGCCAATAGACGCGAGGGCTTCgacaatctcctccagcaaggGGACCATCTTCCGGGTGTCGCTGGTCATTTGGGACCAGGAGTGGTTCCGGACCACGGGAACATAATCGGTCTCGCCCGCGTCGTTCGTGATGGGCTTCAAGAGGATGACTTCGATCTCAAAGCCGCAAGTGACCTCGATACCGTGCTCGCGCAGGTTGTTTGTGACCCGTTGCAAGGTTGTCCTCGGACAACCGGGCAGTGGGGCGCCTTCTTCCGTCTTCCAGTAGGTCATCACGGTGGCACTCTTCGAGTCGATTCCCACATTGCGGCGAAGGCTGGACAAGTCCGGCTCCATGTAGAATTGGCCTGTGACTGACCCTTCCGGCGCAATGCTATCATCTTGCAGCATCAGTTGGGTGCAGAGACAAATGCCCACCCGACGTTGCTTGCGCGCGATCTTGGCGAACTCCGCGACAGGGAACATCCGAACTCGGGTCGTATTGGTGTAGTCAATGAATTGCATCCAGATATACTTGACATCGGGATTACCCCGCATGAATGCATCGAGAGTAGCGGTCGACGAGGCGGACACGGAGTTCGCCGAGACCGGTGCCTCATAAGCGAGCTTCTCGTTCAAGCTGTATGCACGATTGGAGTTGTGGAAGAGGATGTCAGCAGCCGCCTGTTTCGCTTGATCGACAGTAAAATCGCCGTAGTGAACATAATCGACGAAGACCTTTTCCATCACATCGCGGAACTGCTTGTTGGCCAAGTAGAAGGTTTCCGGGAAGAAATGGCCGTCGGTACTCCACAGCAAGCGCGTAGTGGGTACGATGTCTAGACTGTCACGCAGAATGGACTCCTGTGCATCCCGGCTCACCATAGGGAAAACCTCTCCCAGGTCCAGGTAGACATTGGGGTATACACAGGCCAGATATCCGGCTTCCCGTGTGTACGGATACGAAGAATGCAGCAATACGAAATCTACTTCCGGGTACTGAGCGATTAATGACTGCAGGTGAGCCGGGTTGGCGAGCACTAGGTCGATGTCGTTATCGCCCAGTCCGGTGTGCAGCTGCAAAGGTTTGTTGGGGGCCGATGCGGTGGCGGCCTTAGCGGACTGCAGGAGATTGAGCGTCTGACGGACGACCCAGTCATTCAGCCGCTTGTCCTCCACCCGGTACGCAGACCCCTGTCCTTGGCCAACCGTACGCCCGAATGACTCGAGCAGAAGGGTATCGTCGCTGTCCTCGATAGGCTGGACGTTAAGCCCAGTTCGGTAGCAAATCACCGATTTGAACCCCACCACTGCGGGGTCTGCGATCGCCTCGGCGATACGTTGCTTAAAGCCCTCACGGAACTGCTCCCACCGCTCCCGCAGCACCGAGACGTCTCCTTCCTGAGGCCGGGCGTCGTCCCGCATCAGGGTGGAAATTGTTTCAGCGGCCAATATCTCGATCCGCACAATCCGTTTGGTCTGCGATGTGGTGAAGCGGTCATGCCATTCGTAAGATTCAATGTCTTGATCGGTCAGTAGATCGTCGAGAAGCAAAGTATGCGTGCCCTGCAGACACTCGCGAATCAGACCGTCATAGTCGCGCTGTACCCATGCGTCGCGTGCCGCCTTGACATGGTCCCAGTCGGAGGAGGCACAGCGGTAGAGCGCGGCGAGCTGTGTGGCGGCACGGTGTAATGGTAATGTAGAGGTGGCATTGCCCAGGGCGGAACCCTGGGCTTCTGAAGTGATTTGTTCAAAGGGATACTTGGCGTAGTTGCAGGCCTCATCACGCTTCAAGAGGTTATGGGCATGGTTATCAATGAGGGGATGTGTTTGGATCAAGGATTGGAGGGAAGTAAGATCCATGATTGATTAAGGAAAGATTGATTATTATGATTAGGTAGAGTTTAGAGGAAGAGTGTCGTAATTATGAGATAAATGATAGTATGTTCATCACAGAATAGGTTCTGGAAGTTGTATGACAGGTAGAGGAGTGTCGACCCGGACAGAAGACCGAGGAGTATATAAACGACCCGACCCAGGGAGGACCGatagcaagagaaaagagaaaataatcGAACAAAAATAGAAGGACAAAAAAGCAGTAGATGCTTACCCAAATAGGCAGTTCGTCAGCGTCCGAGTGTCGATCAAGTCGTCGAGATGGTCGGACTTGGAACAGGACAGTTAAGGCGCGATGTGACAATATCGGAGATGTTAcctcaaaagaaagaatgctTAGTTCAGCGCCGGAGGGGATAAGAGATCAAGTCCTGGCATGATTGGCAGGGCACTCTTCCTGTCACAGGGAAGGCTAATCATGCCAATCCCAAGGCGGAAGACTCGACGACCGTGAGTTCGTCTggaatcaatcaatcaatcattcgAGAGCGAAAGATAGAAAAAGCAGGAGtggatgaaaaagaagatcaaaccAAATCCATCGATGATCACTGGATAGCTCGTGCACTATACTGCATCCGGTAATCTCTACGAGCAGCGGCAACTTCCAAAGCGGTTAAGTGCCGACTTTTTTGCCCAGTTGGATGAAACTAACTAAACTTAGATGCTCCTCGGATCCGCTAGACCCCATCGAGTAATTAGTGCCTCTTCGGAGCTGGACTCCGACAACAAACGGAGTATAAGTAATCGATTATATTATATTCATTTATGCCTGAGGTCCGTGCCTTTTCACTACGATTGATTACCGCATGACATTTCTCGATTAGACTACCTAGAGCAGTTAATCAATTTGTCGAATCAGTCCAAAATGGACACCTAACCTGCATTGTACGCATAAGACCCTCTGTTATGCCTACTAATACTGTCCCTCGATCGTAAGAGTTCCCGTCTTTGTCACCAGATACTCATTCACGGCAACCTCCTTCCCACTTTCCTTACCATACCCGGACTCCTTGATGCCTCCAAATGGAGACTCCGCGGCTGAGGAGTTACCCGTGTTCATGCCAATCATGCCAGCATCCAAGTTCTCTAGTAACCTCCACATGCGATCAATATTCTTGGTGAACGCGTAACTGGCCAGTCCCATGCTAGTGTCATTGGCCAGCTGCActgcctcttcctccgtTTCAAATTTATAGAGGGCAGCGATAGGCGCAAAGGTCTCCTCCCGGGACACCAACATGTCCTTGGTCATGCCCGTCAGGATCGTGGGCTCAAAGAAATACCCCTTGGTATCCGTGACCTTATTCCCTCCCAGAATCACGTCGGCTCCAAGTCGACGGGCATCTTCGACCTGGCTGAGTGCCTTGTCAATGCTCCGAGGAGTGGTCACGGGGCCCATCGTCGTGCCCTCTTTGGCACCATGACCCACGACCAACTTCTGCGTACGCTCCTTGAGTAACTGTGCAAAGCGATCATAGATGCCCGCCTGGACATACACCCGGTTGGCTGTGATGCACGCCTGTCCAGCATGCCGCCACTTCAACGCCATGAGCTGATCCAGCGCCTGATCCAGATTAGCATCATCAAACACCAGGAACGGACAGTTCCCGCCCAGCTCCAACGTCAACTTCTTCAGTCCATGCGCACAGTGCGAAGCAATCAATTTCCCGACCCGCGTAGAGCCTGTGAAAGttaccttcttcaccaacgGATGCTTACACAACGCCTCACTCAACGACGGCGTATTCTCCAGATCCGTCGTCAGCACATTAAACACGCCCGCCGGGAAACCCGCTTTCTGCGCTAGATGCGCCAACACCAGCGCTGTCAGCGGTGTCTCGGGGCTCGGCTTCACGATCATGGTACAACCCGCGGCGAACGCCGCGCCCGCCTTGCGCAGGACCATCGCGATGGGAAAGTTCCAGGGCACTAAGGCGGCCGCCACGCCAATGGGTTGCTTGACCGTGAAGACCCGGCGGTTTGGCGCCGAGGGCACGCTGATGCTGCCGTGGATGCGCTCAGCTTCGCCGGCGAACCACCAGGTGAAACCGGTCGCGTAGTCGATTTCTCCGTAGGACTCGGCCAGCGGCTTACCCGTCTCGTGTGTGAGGATCTTGGCGAGGTCGGGCTTGGCTTCCCGGATGAGCGTATCCCATTTCAGGAGCCATTGTGCTCGCTGGCGGGGGTTACTTTTCTTGTATTGCTCGAACGCGGCGTGCGCGGTTTCCACAGCTGATGGAACGTCCTCGGCACTATTGGTCGGACAGCTGGCCCAAGGAATGTCGGTTCCGGGATCTTCACATTATCGAGGTTAGTAGCCGGCGTATCTACGTAGGCCTGTTACCTGGTACTGTACCAACGACCTCAAAGCGTTTCCCACTCTTCGCCTGGACCCAGCTGTTGCCGACGAAGGAGTCAAAGTGGAGCAGACTTGGGTCGTTCAGCTATTAACCGTGCATTAATTGGGGTTGTTATCCGATCGCGATGAAAGGACACATACCTCGAACGGTAGTTTATACTCTGTCGCCATGATGAACTACTACTATGTCTGTACGGTTGACCCTGTGGATTCCGTCGCTACAGAGAAATAAATAccgggaggaagagaaagggggAGATCAAAATTTATAGGCATCTGGGATGCTCTTTCAACCCCGCAGCGCAACCCCTCTTTGGATTTTCTTACCCTCGGCAATGGTAGTGAAAACTTGTCACAGGATATATCAAAGTCCCCGCCCATTGCTTTCGAATTAAATCATATCCACcccacaaaaaaaaagcgaaTGTGTCGTGTTTCCATGTCTATAAATTATCCATTGAAAAGAACGAGAGACAGAGGCTCTGAGGCTTAGATAGGGAGAAGACATGAAGGCATAAAGACATCTATGCAGGTATCACGTTTCCTCCATAGTACGATGAATTAACCATCACCATACTACCTCTGGCCAGGTACATTGATATTTGTTACAATAAATGCATTAATAAGCTGAATCCTGTGTTAATAGCCAATTAAGTATGGCCTTGGCAAGGCAGTGGAAAATCTTACATTAGCGTATATGCAAAAATAAACATCAATATACGCGGCCAGAGGGAGTATGGTGTAAGGCACACGCGGTGACCTTAGGCTATTCAGTGCGCTACTTAGT is a window from the Aspergillus oryzae RIB40 DNA, chromosome 6 genome containing:
- the fluG gene encoding extracellular developmental signal biosynthesis protein FluG (glutamine synthetase) — encoded protein: MDLTSLQSLIQTHPLIDNHAHNLLKRDEACNYAKYPFEQITSEAQGSALGNATSTLPLHRAATQLAALYRCASSDWDHVKAARDAWVQRDYDGLIRECLQGTHTLLLDDLLTDQDIESYEWHDRFTTSQTKRIVRIEILAAETISTLMRDDARPQEGDVSVLRERWEQFREGFKQRIAEAIADPAVVGFKSVICYRTGLNVQPIEDSDDTLLLESFGRTVGQGQGSAYRVEDKRLNDWVVRQTLNLLQSAKAATASAPNKPLQLHTGLGDNDIDLVLANPAHLQSLIAQYPEVDFVLLHSSYPYTREAGYLACVYPNVYLDLGEVFPMVSRDAQESILRDSLDIVPTTRLLWSTDGHFFPETFYLANKQFRDVMEKVFVDYVHYGDFTVDQAKQAAADILFHNSNRAYSLNEKLAYEAPVSANSVSASSTATLDAFMRGNPDVKYIWMQFIDYTNTTRVRMFPVAEFAKIARKQRRVGICLCTQLMLQDDSIAPEGSVTGQFYMEPDLSSLRRNVGIDSKSATVMTYWKTEEGAPLPGCPRTTLQRVTNNLREHGIEVTCGFEIEVILLKPITNDAGETDYVPVVRNHSWSQMTSDTRKMVPLLEEIVEALASIGIHLEQFHAESAPGQFEFILPPGSPIATVDTLIKARQVVTCVAEQHGLRATLHPRPLPHAAGSASHAHVSIAPPTQEDAFLAGVMRHYPALAAFTLSQDVSYDRVKSGLWAGSEWVTWGTQNRETPIRKISPGHWEIKTLDGLANMYFAIAAFLSAGYLGVKENLPLTVKDCIHDAAKLPQAEREALGITTELPKSLTQSLDALEADSALQSIIGETVVNNYTSVKRIESKRLLAMDETTRRTWLLERY
- a CDS encoding NAD-dependent succinate-semialdehyde dehydrogenase (aldehyde dehydrogenase), with the protein product MATEYKLPFELNDPSLLHFDSFVGNSWVQAKNPGTDIPWASCPTNSAEDVPSAVETAHAAFEQYKKSNPRQRAQWLLKWDTLIREAKPDLAKILTHETGKPLAESYGEIDYATGFTWWFAGEAERIHGSISVPSAPNRRVFTVKQPIGVAAALVPWNFPIAMVLRKAGAAFAAGCTMIVKPSPETPLTALVLAHLAQKAGFPAGVFNVLTTDLENTPSLSEALCKHPLVKKVTFTGSTRVGKLIASHCAHGLKKLTLELGGNCPFLVFDDANLDQALDQLMALKWRHAGQACITANRVYVQAGIYDRFAQLLKERTQKLVVGHGAKEGTTMGPVTTPRSIDKALSQVEDARRLGADVILGGNKVTDTKGYFFEPTILTGMTKDMLVSREETFAPIAALYKFETEEEAVQLANDTSMGLASYAFTKNIDRMWRLLENLDAGMIGMNTGNSSAAESPFGGIKESGYGKESGKEVAVNEYLVTKTGTLTIEGQY